One window of Anaeromyxobacter diazotrophicus genomic DNA carries:
- a CDS encoding malate synthase, translated as MVRQDILQKFPDLFGEKQVNGRALDVEETIAALTRELRPAIAAALTARRELLASPAPVREKYAWPWEASFEDPVSGKPFTFRQIVQGLVDNFLGKDTPLRWRLNDEVPIPAHVHPSRNPGLELTGPWSPLDMAFNALNSPAPMNMPDFEDAAPPHFRPDGTPATEPVGIFAALQNAKEIHEGRWNDRPYEVTKKGKKRAYRIAPPQAKWPTRLARPPSLHIQYEHVTVDGAPAPGLVVVTTLWALDNFDALRRAGSGVYFYIPKLQTPQEALLVERLLSRLEGLIGVPAGTIKVKMLYEEGNAGRQLPAIVWTLRRRLLGTNVGRWDYLGSLIEMWRDDPRGVFPDPQSIGMATPNMIAYQRYNALLMLMAGLKDGDFSHAAPIGGMAAVMIYQAGDPYGRSRYNPLALRAMVIDKLRERLLGLMFVPDAPLGGAAPTLADVLAGKVKGRLYDAYRQSWVASPEPDYVAAGNAPLQADVGALQGILDAPRATVDVKGKPVPTVASGLSDAERTLLQSRGLLDGQGRITPLVLERGTLDTPEKLLSGERWEAIYAVPKGDVTIEHVQHAFYMAANYGFQILNGNFAAAIDDYELKLRFMNDLATYRINVSWLWALCHHQAAITKDGHLQKHVLTEDGMVIGADAEPVKAGARFTRELFEKVWAYHDGWTKAFFAEQDRRGEPARFDRAKADVIMELLRKQLLSPRYIQHSARILFVVAEAKPQDRKGLLEAVFDLDRAEVAKRVKAGQLPAGALAAHDYVNDVFAGA; from the coding sequence ATGGTCCGTCAGGACATTCTCCAGAAGTTCCCCGATCTGTTCGGCGAGAAGCAGGTGAACGGCCGCGCGCTGGACGTCGAGGAGACGATCGCGGCGCTCACGCGCGAGCTCAGGCCCGCCATCGCGGCCGCGCTCACCGCCCGCCGCGAGCTGCTCGCCTCGCCGGCGCCGGTCCGCGAGAAGTACGCCTGGCCCTGGGAGGCCTCGTTCGAGGACCCGGTGAGCGGGAAGCCCTTCACGTTCCGGCAGATCGTGCAGGGCCTCGTCGACAACTTCCTCGGAAAGGACACCCCGCTGCGCTGGCGGCTCAACGACGAGGTGCCCATCCCGGCCCACGTCCACCCGTCCCGCAACCCCGGGCTCGAGCTCACCGGGCCGTGGTCGCCGCTCGACATGGCGTTCAACGCGCTCAACTCCCCCGCGCCGATGAACATGCCGGACTTCGAGGACGCGGCGCCGCCGCACTTCAGGCCCGACGGCACGCCCGCCACCGAGCCGGTCGGCATCTTCGCCGCCCTGCAGAACGCGAAGGAGATCCACGAGGGGCGCTGGAACGACCGCCCGTACGAGGTGACGAAGAAGGGGAAGAAGCGCGCCTACCGGATCGCCCCGCCGCAGGCGAAGTGGCCGACGCGACTGGCGCGACCGCCCAGCCTGCACATCCAGTACGAGCACGTGACGGTGGACGGCGCGCCGGCGCCGGGCCTGGTGGTGGTCACGACGCTGTGGGCGCTCGACAACTTCGACGCGCTCCGCCGCGCCGGCAGCGGCGTCTACTTCTACATCCCGAAGCTCCAGACGCCGCAGGAGGCGCTCCTCGTCGAGCGGCTGCTCTCGCGGCTGGAGGGGCTCATCGGCGTGCCGGCGGGCACGATCAAGGTGAAGATGCTGTACGAGGAGGGGAACGCCGGCCGGCAGCTCCCGGCCATCGTCTGGACGTTGCGGCGCCGGCTGCTAGGGACGAACGTCGGCCGCTGGGATTACCTCGGCAGCCTGATCGAGATGTGGCGGGACGACCCGCGGGGCGTCTTCCCCGACCCGCAGTCGATCGGGATGGCCACCCCCAACATGATCGCGTACCAGCGCTACAACGCGCTGCTCATGCTCATGGCGGGCCTGAAGGATGGCGACTTCAGCCACGCCGCGCCCATCGGCGGCATGGCGGCGGTGATGATCTACCAGGCGGGCGACCCGTACGGTCGGTCGCGCTACAACCCGCTCGCCCTGCGGGCGATGGTGATCGACAAGCTGCGCGAGCGGCTGCTCGGGCTCATGTTCGTGCCGGACGCGCCGCTCGGCGGCGCCGCGCCCACGCTGGCGGACGTCCTCGCCGGGAAGGTGAAGGGGCGGCTCTACGACGCCTACCGGCAGAGCTGGGTGGCGAGCCCGGAGCCGGACTACGTCGCGGCCGGCAACGCGCCGCTGCAGGCGGACGTGGGCGCGCTGCAGGGGATCCTCGACGCGCCGCGCGCCACGGTGGACGTGAAGGGCAAGCCGGTGCCGACGGTGGCGAGCGGCCTCTCCGACGCCGAGCGGACCCTGCTGCAGTCGCGCGGGCTGCTCGACGGCCAGGGCCGGATCACGCCGCTCGTGCTCGAGCGCGGGACGCTCGACACCCCGGAGAAGCTCCTCTCCGGCGAGCGGTGGGAGGCGATCTACGCCGTGCCGAAGGGCGACGTCACCATCGAGCACGTGCAGCACGCGTTCTACATGGCGGCGAACTACGGCTTCCAGATCCTCAACGGCAACTTCGCGGCGGCCATCGACGACTACGAGCTGAAGCTGCGGTTCATGAACGACCTCGCCACCTACCGCATCAACGTCTCGTGGCTGTGGGCGCTCTGCCACCACCAGGCGGCCATCACCAAGGACGGCCACCTCCAGAAGCACGTGCTCACCGAGGACGGCATGGTGATCGGCGCCGACGCCGAGCCGGTGAAGGCGGGGGCGCGCTTCACCCGCGAGCTGTTCGAGAAGGTCTGGGCCTACCACGACGGCTGGACCAAGGCCTTCTTCGCCGAGCAGGATCGGCGCGGCGAGCCGGCGCGCTTCGATCGCGCGAAGGCGGACGTGATCATGGAGCTGCTCCGGAAGCAGCTGCTCTCGCCGCGCTACATCCAGCACAGCGCGCGCATCCTGTTCGTGGTGGCGGAGGCGAAGCCGCAGGACCGGAAGGGCCTCCTCGAGGCGGTCTTCGACCTGGACCGGGCGGAGGTGGCGAAGCGGGTGAAGGCCGGCCAGCTCCCCGCAGGCGCGCTGGCGGCGCACGACTACGTGAACGACGTGTTCGCGGGGGCGTGA
- a CDS encoding ethylbenzene dehydrogenase-related protein codes for MTSLSAFARRLGAAALLATLAGCSSPRVERAPADVTFSVGIIDGNPGIPVVGGPPGNGGAPQTATTVHLKFLGGAPGPFTVVAQRLARPPAAGQPVDWTSIPASTVPLVPAAEAVGLSKEAWNTEFQAALGYLQVWDYGIYDVDIKAAYDDQRLYLQLQWRDSTQSLAHHDWIYRVDPATGLGAFARRTTDEDVVYLSFLIDPAAAGRAASGCTTACHVSERRGATTPDDLAYRFTMHAAAPGLRADSWAWHAGRTNPLGLADDASWDEAGLYGDCPDPPACTQLCAGGEAPPCSTPPYAGDDDAPAPAPLFMSADGIDASPAFLFLGGAGAPAAVPFDPGAAASAGATLPGAALQRPSAHRGDVSARGTWANGVWTLELSRDLVTSDPNDAQFPLQ; via the coding sequence ATGACCTCCCTCTCCGCCTTCGCCCGGCGCCTCGGCGCCGCCGCGCTCCTCGCGACGCTGGCGGGCTGCTCCTCGCCGCGCGTCGAGCGGGCGCCGGCCGACGTGACGTTCAGCGTCGGGATCATCGACGGCAACCCCGGGATCCCGGTCGTGGGCGGCCCGCCCGGGAACGGCGGCGCGCCGCAGACCGCCACCACCGTCCACCTCAAGTTCCTGGGCGGGGCGCCCGGGCCCTTCACCGTGGTGGCGCAGCGCCTGGCGCGGCCGCCGGCCGCCGGCCAGCCGGTGGACTGGACGTCCATCCCGGCCAGCACCGTCCCGCTCGTCCCGGCGGCGGAGGCGGTGGGCCTGTCGAAGGAGGCCTGGAACACCGAGTTCCAGGCCGCGCTCGGCTACCTGCAGGTCTGGGACTACGGCATCTACGACGTGGACATCAAGGCCGCCTACGACGACCAGCGGCTCTACCTGCAGCTCCAGTGGCGCGACTCGACGCAGAGCCTCGCCCACCACGACTGGATCTACCGGGTCGACCCGGCCACCGGGCTCGGCGCGTTCGCGCGCCGGACCACCGACGAGGACGTCGTCTACCTCTCCTTCCTCATCGACCCCGCCGCGGCGGGGCGCGCCGCCTCGGGCTGCACCACCGCCTGCCACGTGAGCGAGCGGCGCGGCGCGACCACCCCCGACGACCTCGCCTACCGGTTCACGATGCACGCCGCCGCGCCGGGCCTGCGCGCGGACTCGTGGGCATGGCACGCCGGCCGGACGAACCCGCTCGGCCTGGCGGACGACGCCTCCTGGGACGAGGCGGGCCTGTACGGCGACTGCCCCGACCCGCCGGCCTGCACGCAGCTGTGCGCCGGCGGCGAGGCGCCGCCGTGCAGCACGCCCCCGTACGCCGGCGACGACGACGCGCCGGCGCCGGCGCCGCTCTTCATGTCGGCGGACGGGATCGACGCCAGCCCCGCCTTCCTCTTCCTCGGCGGTGCCGGCGCGCCCGCAGCGGTGCCCTTCGATCCCGGCGCGGCGGCCTCGGCCGGCGCGACCCTCCCCGGCGCGGCGCTCCAGCGGCCGAGCGCGCACCGCGGCGACGTGAGCGCCCGCGGCACCTGGGCGAACGGCGTCTGGACCCTCGAGCTCTCCCGCGACCTGGTGACGTCAGACCCGAACGACGCGCAGTTCCCCCTCCAATGA
- a CDS encoding multiheme c-type cytochrome, which translates to MGRTSSIAAGLWVAVAAAACSQPRVGATASAAPRIEITGASVDGARHVVVSFSVTRGGEGVPGPAARAMAPSWTLAGLATEPVSQLPAWRSYLLVGDELLQQLPVAGPGTPPELVAKQSRQPWFEDGGTVQELSVGTFRYTFATALPEGFDPAETLRVGVWLREVVPGTPDTSSTFDFVPAGGAPRSRELVLDQNCNHCHGLRQGHNRSRTGWKLCVTCHTYQHADAETVDPAAMAGATPATNPNPLEFGRLIHRVHRGRQLPTLYLSSSTAPAPALPPPAPAVALPLPFAANRNKSLLGQKFSVVDDQNGAGEMIFGQVISRTDNNQPARNQPTGLVYLPAGQDYRNCDVCHAGAAQQGEVVTTIARRTCQGCHPDLWYGDGPTDPVHLAHPGGPQADDTRCAGCHVDPGAIVPHSEAHQAPFKSPYYNTLSVKLVAVSGMVAGGFPTVTFSARDLNGPLTPSLTAPVPLADAGRSGRASPVPRALASVSFTLIGPSTEYLRTSPTVSDSTSATSSPPRLAVEDPVVKGQYSYTFTKALPATASGTWTVVITASRSVKTAVYDNTGKFTWPYTGETLAETTDNDVQYVDLAAGVWPGGTPVPRRRVVDTAKCNVCHLRLQMHGSRNQVQYCVTCHTADFTDFGSRPKRADKSGMVNLSTVTTSATTGLPVAATYDGIEERSVHLKVMQHRIHTGYRTGSASLGLAKPFVIVFGSPYFFDDVTMPNMIRNCTLCHVGNAFEIENIDSRQAYTVANETPNLQHQGTPAAPAPSTHSPNEPHTPPITAACMGCHDTQAALTHSRQFTTLDNVEQCLPCHGRDGVSPVAAVHGVSLP; encoded by the coding sequence ATGGGTCGCACATCCTCGATCGCCGCCGGACTGTGGGTCGCGGTCGCCGCGGCCGCCTGCAGCCAGCCGCGCGTCGGCGCGACCGCCTCGGCCGCGCCGCGCATCGAGATCACCGGGGCCAGCGTCGACGGCGCCCGGCACGTGGTCGTGAGCTTCTCGGTCACGCGGGGCGGCGAGGGCGTGCCCGGCCCCGCCGCCCGCGCCATGGCGCCCTCGTGGACCCTGGCCGGCCTCGCCACCGAGCCGGTGAGCCAGCTGCCCGCGTGGCGGAGCTACCTGCTGGTCGGGGACGAGCTCCTGCAGCAGCTCCCCGTCGCTGGCCCGGGCACGCCGCCCGAGCTGGTCGCGAAGCAGTCGCGGCAGCCCTGGTTCGAGGACGGTGGCACGGTCCAGGAGCTCTCCGTGGGGACGTTCCGCTACACCTTCGCGACCGCGCTGCCGGAGGGCTTCGACCCGGCGGAGACGCTTCGCGTCGGCGTGTGGCTGCGCGAGGTGGTCCCCGGGACACCCGACACCAGCTCGACCTTCGACTTCGTGCCCGCCGGCGGCGCGCCGCGGTCGCGCGAGCTCGTCCTCGACCAGAACTGCAACCACTGCCACGGGCTGCGCCAGGGGCACAACCGCTCGCGCACCGGCTGGAAGCTCTGCGTCACCTGCCACACCTACCAGCACGCCGACGCCGAGACGGTGGACCCGGCGGCGATGGCAGGCGCGACGCCCGCCACGAACCCGAACCCGCTCGAGTTCGGCCGCCTCATCCACCGCGTCCACCGCGGGCGCCAGCTGCCGACGCTCTATCTGTCGAGCAGCACCGCGCCGGCGCCGGCGCTCCCCCCGCCCGCGCCGGCGGTGGCGCTCCCGCTCCCCTTCGCGGCCAACCGCAACAAGTCGCTCCTCGGCCAGAAGTTCTCGGTGGTCGACGATCAGAACGGCGCCGGGGAGATGATCTTCGGCCAGGTCATCTCGCGGACCGACAACAACCAGCCGGCGCGGAACCAGCCCACCGGCCTCGTCTACCTGCCCGCGGGGCAGGACTACCGCAACTGCGACGTCTGCCATGCCGGCGCGGCCCAGCAGGGCGAGGTGGTGACCACCATCGCCCGCCGGACCTGCCAGGGCTGCCACCCCGACCTCTGGTATGGCGACGGCCCGACGGACCCGGTCCACCTCGCCCACCCCGGTGGGCCGCAGGCGGACGACACGCGGTGCGCCGGCTGCCACGTCGACCCCGGCGCGATCGTGCCGCACTCCGAGGCGCACCAGGCCCCCTTCAAGAGCCCATACTACAACACACTCTCCGTCAAGCTGGTGGCGGTGAGCGGCATGGTGGCGGGCGGCTTCCCTACTGTGACCTTCTCGGCCAGAGACCTGAACGGCCCGCTCACGCCGTCGCTGACGGCGCCCGTCCCGTTGGCCGACGCGGGACGGAGCGGCCGGGCGAGCCCGGTTCCGCGCGCGCTCGCCAGCGTCAGCTTCACGCTCATCGGCCCGTCCACCGAGTACCTGAGGACCAGCCCGACCGTCAGCGACTCGACCAGCGCGACTTCGTCTCCTCCCCGCCTGGCCGTGGAGGACCCCGTCGTCAAGGGCCAGTACTCCTACACCTTCACGAAGGCCCTGCCAGCGACCGCCTCCGGCACGTGGACCGTCGTGATCACGGCCAGCCGGAGCGTCAAGACCGCCGTCTACGACAACACCGGCAAGTTCACGTGGCCGTACACGGGCGAGACCCTCGCCGAGACGACCGACAACGACGTCCAGTACGTCGACCTCGCCGCGGGGGTCTGGCCGGGCGGCACGCCCGTGCCGCGGCGGCGGGTGGTGGACACCGCGAAGTGCAACGTGTGCCACCTGCGGCTCCAGATGCACGGGAGCCGCAACCAGGTGCAGTACTGCGTGACCTGCCACACCGCCGACTTCACCGACTTCGGCTCGAGGCCGAAGCGGGCCGACAAGTCAGGCATGGTCAACCTCTCGACGGTCACGACCTCGGCCACCACCGGGCTCCCGGTGGCCGCCACCTACGACGGCATCGAGGAGCGCTCGGTGCACCTCAAGGTGATGCAGCACCGGATCCACACCGGGTACCGGACCGGCAGCGCCTCGCTCGGCCTCGCCAAGCCGTTCGTCATCGTCTTCGGCAGCCCGTACTTCTTCGACGACGTGACCATGCCGAACATGATCCGGAACTGCACGCTGTGTCACGTCGGGAACGCGTTCGAGATCGAGAACATCGATTCGAGGCAGGCCTACACCGTCGCGAACGAGACGCCCAACCTCCAGCACCAGGGAACCCCCGCCGCTCCGGCACCGAGCACCCATTCGCCGAACGAGCCGCACACGCCGCCCATCACCGCCGCGTGCATGGGCTGCCACGACACGCAGGCGGCCCTCACCCACTCGCGGCAGTTCACGACGCTCGACAACGTCGAGCAGTGCCTCCCCTGCCACGGGCGCGACGGCGTGAGCCCGGTGGCGGCCGTCCACGGGGTGAGCCTCCCATGA